In Pseudobdellovibrio exovorus JSS, the genomic stretch ATTTTTCAAAAAAGATGATGAGTATGCTGCCTTAGAACGTGACTATCTAAGAAGCTTCGGTGATAGACGCCGTCCTGAGCCGCGCAATAGTTACGATATGAACTAGATCACTAATGGATCAGTTACTGACCGATCTTTAAAATATACTCAGCAATAATTTTTAACTCAGCATCGGGTAAGGGCATCGGAGGCATCTGCGGATAGTCCGGGCGCTTTTTACCGGGTGCTTTTGTCCATGCGACAATGCCATCAGGGTTTCCCGTATAGATCTTAGCAATCTCTTTTAATGGTGGTCCCACCAAGCGTGTATCCAAACCATGACAGGCAAAACAAGCATGGGACAGCTGTTTTCCCCGTTCCAGTAAAGTCGACTCATCCAGTGGACCCGATTCAACTAAGGCCTGCAGTGCAGCTTGTTCTTGGGCTTCTTTTACCAGCTTCTGATAAGCTATGGTTTTTTCAGCCACTGCTTTTTTGTGATGTGAAAGAGCCTGCTCACGATAAAAGTGACGGCCAGAGGCCATACACAGAACAGTTAATCCCAATAAGCTCGCAATTTTAATAACTCGACTTCCGGCAGTGCCGGTTTCCTGTACTTCTTTCCACATCAACCAAATGGCAGGCACAGCGATAAATACTCCTGAAAAAATCGTCACCAGCATTTTCATGCTCAGCCCATGTGAGGGCAGGGATATTAAAACCAGTGGCCCAATTAGAAATTGCAAGGCGGTTACAATTAAAGCGATGACATAAAATTGGCGTATAAAAAAGGATCTGTTTTCTGCTAAGGAAGATTCAAGTTTGGCAAAAGTTTCGTATTTAAACATCCAAACTAAAAATAAAGAGGTGACGCTGATACAGGCCGCCATAAAGTGTAAGTAGCGCGTGAACACACTAGGAAGCATCATCGCAGAAACAAAGCCTTTTACTGCCGCCCACTTTTCGGGGAACAGCATCAGATTGATATTGGTCAGAAAAACAAGAGGAATAAACAGAAAGATCGCAACCACTATGGCGATGATTGAAATATGGATTGTTTTGTGTTGCTGCAATATAGTCCATGTGTACTTGTGCAAATAAGTCAGTAAAAAGGCTACGGCGACTGAAGGAACAACAAGCATCCAAACAGATCCTGTTAAAGAGTTCGCTGCGTAAAACCAAACTGTGTAAAGCACATTGATGATCAGCAAAGGAGCGACGCCCAGTACGACGGCCATACTTTTATTGACGGTGATTGTTTTGGCGATGAACAAAGCCAGCTCGTCGTAGATTTTATTTCCTCGTCCGCGAATTTCATAAATAAGAGCAAAGATAGCGCCACCGACCATTAGGTTAACAAATAGCAAATGGGCGATGAAGGAAAGGACTAATAAAGTTTTTAAAAAAACTTCGGCGGCCGGTAGCGGCAAAGGAATGTCATGTGGGATAGGAGTTTTCATTTAGCGGGTTTCCTTCTTGTCTTCTTCAGTTGAAATACCGATAACTTGCACGCCTTCAAACGGTTCTTGGCTGTATTGTAAAGAGATCAGATATTTTGCAAGTGCCTGTCGCTCTTTTTCATTTCCGGGAAATGGAGGCATAAAAATACGGGTTTGATGCATAACTGCAAGATAGTTGGTAATAGTCTCCACATTCCAAGGGTTGCTGCCGTACATATGACTTAACTTAGTGACGACTGAATTCACTCCGTTAACTGTGTGGCATCTGGTGCAAGTGAGATTGAAGACCTCGCGTCCGGCAGCGAGTTTATTTTGTTCTGTTATTTCGCGTATAGAGACATAAGGTGCGTGTTTTAAGATTCCATCACGTTGTAATAATGGGTAGTCATCTTTACGAAAGCCATTGGCATACAGATAGTTACCGATAACGTAGGGTTTACGAATAAACTCACGCGATCGTTCAAATTGCCCCATAAAAATGATGAAAATAATAAAAGGAGTAACCATTACCGCTTTAGAAAGTCTACCGGTCTTGATGCCTTTCAATGTCAGTAATAAAACAAACAGAATTGCAATAACAATGGTATAAAGCACACCTTTATACCATGAAGTGAACTCTTGTGTTGTCAGGGCCACATTAAAATTGGCACGCATAGAATCCGGTATTGCCTGTAAGTACCAATAAGAACCCAAACCTAAAAAAGGCAACCAGGCTAGAATCCATTTTGAAATAAACTTGGTCGCTTTTTTTCTAAAGTCGTCACTGACTTGTGTAAAAGCCAGAACCAAGAAGGTTGAGCCTCCGGCCATGACCATGGCCAAAGGCGTTCGGAATGCCAACTGCGGTAAATAGATTGGATTAACAAAACCAGATAAGAAGGATTTATCAGTCAGCCAGTTACCTGGATCCATCATAAAGGCAAGAATAGCCACAATGATGGCCATTGTTAGCCATGACGTTAAAGCGAGGTTAAAACCTAAGCGAACATGACCTCGCTTGCGATCATTGACCCATTTATCCCATGTTAAATAGTAATACAAAATCAGAATCACTTCGGTGACAAAACAAATCCACTCTGTGAACCAGGCCCAGAAAAAAACGCGGATTAAGCTGGCAATAGAGGTGGGATTAACTAACGATGCCGAAAACCAAATTCCCACACCGGTCATGGCGCCGACAGTAGTGGTGATCAGAAAAAAAGAAAATAAAGTTTTTTTAGCAAAGCGATCCCATTCGGGATCATAAAGACCTTTTCGTTCCATGCATGCGATGATCAGCATGCCTCCTACCGCAAGGGCATGTGTGATCACAACGTGGGTTATGGCAACAATTGCAATAAGAAGGCGATTACCAAGAAAGTCTAAATGATATAAGGGGAAATCCATGCCCCCTTATCGAATATAAAAAAGATTTAGAAAATGCCACATGAGGTTGCATGCAACTGTCCGTGGCGCAACACTAGATGGCTTCGTCTAAGATGCGATCCCAAATTAAAAAGAAAAAACTAATAAGTAGCATGAATAGCCCAGAAATTATAAAGGCAAAATAAGAATGAAAACTTGCGTGTTGAATCATGTTCAACGAGCCACCAAATGGAGTAATAATCATAATTGAACCACCTAAGACAATAAGTCCACACCAAGCGAATACTTGTGAGGCTGAAAAGAATGAACTTACACTTGGTTTTTGTCGCACATAAACATTTAGATAAATTAATGGGACAGCTAGGGTTATGATACTGGTTTTGAAGTTTTCAAACATACCACTCGTTAATAATATTTTTCCACTACCGACAGATGTTATGCAGACAAGAACTAACGCTAAAAGTAAGATCATGTGGGCCGCCCATTCCCCACGTGAAATGATTAGCAATGCATGATTACGCCAGCGATAATTCAGGATCGTTCCCAGTGAAGTAATGTATCCAGCTAAGCCGACAGATAGAAAAAACTGATTTAACAAATATAGTAATTGAGACCTATCAGAGGCTTCTGTGATACTTTGAAACCCTGTCAGCATGCAAAGACCTGATACCACACAGATAATAAGAAGAGGTTTGCTGCTGTCTAATTTTGATGCCACCAATAATCGTAGGAAAACTGTTGTAAAAACACTAATTAAAAACATTTGGTCTAAAAAGTCTTTCGCTGGCAATGTTATGGCATAAAGATTATTCGTAGATCCCCAAAAAAATTGCGTGCTTTGTAAGACAAACAGGCACAGGCCAATGCCAATAAGCGAAGTTAGCAACACTGAAGGAATTTTTTCGATTAAGCTTTGTGAGGATTGATGAGCTCTTTGTTCTACAATAATTAAAGCGGATGAAACTATAGATCCCAATTGCAGCAATAAAAAGAACAGTTGCCCTTGTTCTGGAGCTTGTTCTAATCCAAAATATGTATAGTGATGGTATAAAAAAGGATAGAAACAAACACCAATAAATAAAATACTTTGTAAGAAGATAATAGTAGTCACAAGCTTTAGGTTTGGAGGACTATCCTTTTGATATGAATTCATCATAGAGAGTGCTGGAACCCCAACAATAAATAATCCGCAAGAGAGTACGACATTTATGAATGTATGAAGTATTTCTATATTAGACGAGTATCCTGTAAAAGTACGTACAAGCAGTATAAATGCTAAAAGGCAGCCTAAAAGCGTCCAAATAAATGGTAGATTACGATACAGACGGTGGAGTGATATTTCCATAGAACCTTCTTTCGTGACAAGAGTAATCATGGAAATGAGTCAGAGGAATGCAGCAAATTGCGGCGCAGTAGAGATGTCGTAAGTTTATAAAAATTATTTTTATTTAGATTGAGTTTATGTATATTTTTTTAATTTTCGTTGAAGGCTTTGGCGATGTAACCCTAAATCTTTAGCGGTCTTAGTTATATTGCCTTCGTTTTTTGTCAGCAAGAAATCTATATATTCATGTTCAACCTGTGAAAGAGAAGGCGCTTTAAAGTCTGGGTCAGCTTGAATCCTTTGTCCTAAAAGAGCTTTTTCAATTTCATAGAAACTGGCTGGTTTTGTTAGGTAGTCAGTTGCTCCTCTTTTCATAGCCTCCACAGCAGTCGAAACGCTGCCGTAGCCAGATAAGATAACTA encodes the following:
- a CDS encoding c-type cytochrome, encoding MKTPIPHDIPLPLPAAEVFLKTLLVLSFIAHLLFVNLMVGGAIFALIYEIRGRGNKIYDELALFIAKTITVNKSMAVVLGVAPLLIINVLYTVWFYAANSLTGSVWMLVVPSVAVAFLLTYLHKYTWTILQQHKTIHISIIAIVVAIFLFIPLVFLTNINLMLFPEKWAAVKGFVSAMMLPSVFTRYLHFMAACISVTSLFLVWMFKYETFAKLESSLAENRSFFIRQFYVIALIVTALQFLIGPLVLISLPSHGLSMKMLVTIFSGVFIAVPAIWLMWKEVQETGTAGSRVIKIASLLGLTVLCMASGRHFYREQALSHHKKAVAEKTIAYQKLVKEAQEQAALQALVESGPLDESTLLERGKQLSHACFACHGLDTRLVGPPLKEIAKIYTGNPDGIVAWTKAPGKKRPDYPQMPPMPLPDAELKIIAEYILKIGQ
- a CDS encoding c-type cytochrome, producing MDFPLYHLDFLGNRLLIAIVAITHVVITHALAVGGMLIIACMERKGLYDPEWDRFAKKTLFSFFLITTTVGAMTGVGIWFSASLVNPTSIASLIRVFFWAWFTEWICFVTEVILILYYYLTWDKWVNDRKRGHVRLGFNLALTSWLTMAIIVAILAFMMDPGNWLTDKSFLSGFVNPIYLPQLAFRTPLAMVMAGGSTFLVLAFTQVSDDFRKKATKFISKWILAWLPFLGLGSYWYLQAIPDSMRANFNVALTTQEFTSWYKGVLYTIVIAILFVLLLTLKGIKTGRLSKAVMVTPFIIFIIFMGQFERSREFIRKPYVIGNYLYANGFRKDDYPLLQRDGILKHAPYVSIREITEQNKLAAGREVFNLTCTRCHTVNGVNSVVTKLSHMYGSNPWNVETITNYLAVMHQTRIFMPPFPGNEKERQALAKYLISLQYSQEPFEGVQVIGISTEEDKKETR
- a CDS encoding response regulator transcription factor, with protein sequence MIQTTRHLLILDDDINLSKSLAQEFTDHGYTVVTASKISEIPKEFFDYALVDIRLCGEFGLDAIQLIKSNSPTCSLVILSGYGSVSTAVEAMKRGATDYLTKPASFYEIEKALLGQRIQADPDFKAPSLSQVEHEYIDFLLTKNEGNITKTAKDLGLHRQSLQRKLKKYT